A window of Gemmatimonadota bacterium contains these coding sequences:
- a CDS encoding PduL/EutD family phosphate acyltransferase produces MTMLPMRKNASVCDDCGLCSFGQNSGESDAIDRIAREVVLQIRGGDGEEIPISAGVSARHAHVDDETLEILFGAGHTLTPYRELYQPGAFAAEEVISVVGPRLRAIERVRILGPSRDYNQVELARTDAIYIGVDPPVRDSGDLRDAPPVTFIGPRGSVTVNAAIRATRHIHLRPSDVIDYGFHGRETVKVRVGGEKGVIYDNVRLKIDESYLPELHLDTDDANAADLVCGDTVFMIK; encoded by the coding sequence ATGACAATGCTTCCAATGCGAAAAAATGCCTCTGTGTGCGATGATTGCGGGCTTTGTTCTTTCGGGCAAAACAGCGGGGAAAGTGATGCGATTGATCGCATCGCACGAGAAGTCGTGCTTCAAATACGCGGTGGAGATGGCGAAGAAATTCCCATTTCCGCAGGTGTATCTGCCCGGCATGCACATGTTGACGACGAAACCCTGGAGATCCTTTTTGGTGCGGGTCACACCTTAACGCCTTATCGCGAACTCTATCAGCCGGGTGCTTTTGCCGCCGAGGAAGTCATCTCTGTTGTTGGTCCCCGTTTGCGCGCGATTGAGCGCGTGCGGATTCTCGGTCCCAGCCGCGACTATAATCAGGTTGAACTCGCCCGAACAGATGCCATCTACATCGGCGTTGATCCGCCTGTGAGGGATTCGGGAGACCTGAGAGATGCGCCACCTGTTACTTTTATCGGTCCCAGGGGGTCGGTCACGGTAAATGCGGCCATTCGCGCTACGCGCCATATTCACCTGCGCCCATCTGATGTAATAGATTATGGCTTTCACGGACGGGAAACTGTCAAGGTGCGCGTGGGAGGCGAAAAAGGCGTTATATATGATAATGTGCGTCTCAAAATTGACGAAAGCTATTTGCCCGAACTCCATCTGGATACCGACGATGCCAATGCAGCTGATCTCGTCTGTGGCGATACGGTGTTTATGATAAAATGA
- a CDS encoding BMC domain-containing protein, which yields MTALGMIETLGVIGTTEAADAMVKMASVTIEKYEKIGAGYTTTLVRGDVGAVRAAIEAGTEAAERVGDLVAAHIIPNLDPQVEAVIFSNQ from the coding sequence ATGACTGCACTCGGTATGATTGAAACACTCGGCGTTATTGGCACGACAGAAGCTGCCGATGCGATGGTCAAAATGGCTTCCGTCACAATTGAAAAGTACGAAAAAATCGGTGCGGGATATACCACCACACTCGTGCGCGGCGATGTGGGGGCGGTTCGCGCAGCTATCGAAGCGGGAACAGAAGCTGCCGAGCGCGTTGGGGATCTCGTTGCCGCTCACATCATTCCAAATCTCGATCCACAAGTAGAAGCGGTTATTTTTAGTAACCAATGA
- the eutM gene encoding ethanolamine utilization microcompartment protein EutM — MGEALGMIETKGLVAMIEAADAMVKAANVQFVNWERIGAGYVTAIVRGDVAAVKAATEAGAAAAGKVGELVSVHVIPRPHGSLENILPIGSSND, encoded by the coding sequence ATGGGTGAAGCCCTCGGCATGATTGAAACCAAAGGTCTCGTAGCTATGATTGAGGCTGCCGATGCGATGGTCAAAGCCGCCAATGTCCAATTTGTCAATTGGGAACGCATTGGCGCGGGATATGTCACTGCTATTGTGCGCGGCGATGTGGCAGCAGTCAAAGCCGCAACGGAAGCCGGCGCTGCCGCTGCTGGCAAGGTTGGTGAACTCGTTTCCGTACACGTCATTCCGCGACCACATGGTAGCCTTGAAAATATTCTGCCTATCGGCTCTTCAAACGACTAA
- a CDS encoding EutN/CcmL family microcompartment protein, translating to MTLGKVVGTVVATQKDSGLAGFKLQIVQTLDLPAFELKESFVVAVDAVGAGDGEVVLCCSGSSARMTSVTENRPVDAVIVAIIDTAEIEGEAVYQK from the coding sequence ATGACCCTCGGAAAGGTGGTGGGAACGGTGGTTGCCACCCAAAAAGACAGCGGCCTGGCGGGTTTTAAGCTCCAGATCGTCCAAACGCTCGATTTGCCCGCATTCGAACTCAAAGAAAGTTTTGTGGTCGCCGTAGATGCTGTTGGTGCAGGCGATGGCGAAGTCGTGCTCTGTTGTAGTGGGAGTTCTGCCCGTATGACGAGTGTGACTGAAAATCGTCCTGTCGATGCGGTGATTGTCGCTATTATCGACACGGCAGAAATTGAAGGTGAAGCGGTTTATCAAAAATAG